The following coding sequences are from one Kosakonia sp. H02 window:
- the cobT gene encoding nicotinate-nucleotide--dimethylbenzimidazole phosphoribosyltransferase yields the protein MQTLTALLAGIPAPDDEAMANAQRHLDGLLKPVGSLGRLEALAVQLAGMPGLHGAPEVGEKAIIVLCADHGVWHEGVAVSPQVVTAIQAANMTRATTGVCVLAAQAGAKVHVLDVGIDADPIPGLINMKVARGSGNIATGPAMSPEQAQELLLETVRYTRELATHGVKLFGVGELGMANTTPAAAIVSVLTGEEPESVVGIGANLPESLLGHKARVVRKAIAVNQPDATDGLDVLAKVGGYDLLGMTGVILGAASCGLPVVLDGFLSYASALAACRIAPQVKPYLVPSHLSAEKGARIALEHLGLDPYLNMGMRLGEGSGAALAMQLVDAACAIYNQMGTLAGSNIVLPETK from the coding sequence ATGCAGACATTAACGGCATTACTGGCAGGTATCCCCGCGCCCGATGACGAGGCGATGGCAAACGCACAGCGTCACCTGGATGGTTTACTGAAACCCGTTGGCAGCCTCGGGCGGCTGGAAGCGCTGGCGGTGCAACTGGCGGGCATGCCGGGTTTGCACGGCGCGCCGGAGGTGGGCGAAAAGGCGATTATCGTGCTGTGCGCCGATCACGGCGTCTGGCATGAAGGCGTGGCGGTGTCGCCGCAGGTGGTGACGGCCATTCAGGCGGCAAATATGACCCGGGCAACCACCGGCGTGTGCGTGCTGGCGGCGCAGGCCGGGGCGAAAGTGCATGTGCTGGATGTTGGCATCGACGCCGATCCGATTCCAGGGCTTATCAATATGAAAGTCGCGCGCGGCAGCGGCAATATCGCTACCGGACCGGCGATGAGCCCGGAGCAGGCACAGGAACTGCTGCTGGAGACGGTGCGCTATACCCGCGAACTGGCGACACATGGTGTGAAGCTGTTTGGCGTCGGTGAATTAGGCATGGCGAACACCACGCCAGCAGCGGCGATAGTTAGCGTACTCACCGGTGAAGAACCTGAATCTGTTGTGGGTATCGGCGCAAATCTGCCGGAAAGCCTGCTTGGGCATAAAGCCCGGGTGGTGCGCAAAGCAATTGCCGTTAATCAGCCTGATGCGACCGATGGCCTGGATGTGCTGGCGAAAGTCGGCGGTTACGACTTGTTGGGAATGACCGGCGTGATATTGGGTGCTGCGTCCTGCGGTTTACCGGTGGTGCTGGATGGTTTTCTCTCTTATGCCTCGGCGCTGGCGGCGTGTCGCATTGCGCCACAGGTGAAACCCTATTTGGTTCCGTCGCATCTTTCCGCCGAAAAAGGGGCGCGGATCGCGCTCGAACACCTGGGCCTTGATCCCTATCTCAATATGGGGATGCGCTTAGGTGAGGGCAGCGGCGCGGCGCTGGCGATGCAACTGGTGGATGCGGCATGCGCCATCTATAACCAGATGGGAACGCTGGCGGGGAGCAATATTGTGTTGCCGGAGACGAAATAG
- the cobS gene encoding adenosylcobinamide-GDP ribazoletransferase, with translation MIKLFFATLSFISRLPVPGRWVQGLDVADYVRGIITFPLVGLLLGALSGSVLVILQPWCGVPLAALFGVLALALLTGGFHLDGLADTCDGVFSARRRERMLEIMRDSRLGTHGGLALVFVLVAKILTLSELQLRDTPMIAALAAACAVGRGCSVLLMFGHRYAREEGLGNLFIGKVTGKDTLITLLITALVVAGLLGIKGVIALLVTMLLIFALGGMLKRTLGGQTGDTLGAAIELGELIFLLALL, from the coding sequence ATGATCAAGTTGTTCTTCGCCACGCTGTCGTTTATCAGCCGTTTGCCGGTGCCTGGCCGTTGGGTGCAGGGGCTGGATGTCGCTGATTATGTGCGCGGTATTATCACCTTTCCGCTGGTTGGGCTGCTGCTCGGCGCGCTAAGTGGCAGCGTACTGGTGATTCTGCAACCCTGGTGCGGCGTACCGCTGGCGGCGCTGTTTGGCGTGCTCGCGCTGGCGCTGCTGACCGGTGGTTTTCATCTTGATGGCCTGGCCGACACCTGCGACGGCGTGTTTTCCGCCCGCAGGCGCGAGCGGATGCTTGAAATCATGCGCGACAGCCGCCTCGGCACTCACGGTGGGCTGGCGCTGGTGTTTGTGCTGGTGGCGAAAATCCTTACCCTTAGCGAGCTGCAACTGCGCGACACACCGATGATCGCCGCGCTGGCGGCGGCCTGTGCGGTCGGGCGCGGCTGCTCGGTGCTGTTGATGTTCGGTCACCGCTACGCCCGGGAAGAAGGGCTGGGGAATCTGTTTATCGGTAAAGTCACCGGCAAAGATACGCTGATTACGCTGCTCATCACCGCGCTGGTGGTGGCAGGGCTGCTGGGGATAAAAGGCGTTATTGCGCTGCTGGTGACGATGCTGTTGATCTTTGCGCTCGGCGGGATGCTCAAGCGCACCCTCGGCGGGCAGACCGGGGACACGCTGGGCGCGGCAATTGAGCTTGGCGAACTGATTTTTCTTCTGGCGCTGTTATAA
- the cobU gene encoding bifunctional adenosylcobinamide kinase/adenosylcobinamide-phosphate guanylyltransferase has translation MLTLVTGGARSGKSRHAESLVNHAQRVLYIATSQIVDDEMAARIQHHRDSRPAHWRTEERWQQLSEIITPHNDRHEAVLLECITTLVTNLLFASGAGDDPDNWDYAALEAQVQNEIEALIAACFVCPSPVVLVTNEVGMGIVPENRLARHFRDIAGRVNQRLAQAADEVWLVVSGIGVKIK, from the coding sequence ATGTTAACCCTTGTCACCGGCGGTGCGCGCAGTGGCAAAAGCCGCCACGCCGAATCGCTGGTCAACCACGCGCAACGCGTGTTGTATATCGCCACCTCGCAAATCGTTGACGACGAGATGGCGGCGCGTATTCAGCATCACCGCGATAGCCGCCCGGCGCACTGGCGCACCGAAGAGCGCTGGCAGCAACTTAGCGAGATCATCACGCCACATAATGATCGTCATGAAGCGGTGCTGCTGGAGTGCATTACCACGCTGGTCACCAATCTGTTATTTGCTTCTGGCGCAGGAGACGACCCGGATAACTGGGATTACGCCGCGCTGGAAGCACAGGTGCAGAATGAGATAGAGGCGCTGATCGCAGCCTGCTTTGTCTGCCCGTCACCGGTGGTGCTGGTGACCAATGAAGTGGGCATGGGGATCGTGCCTGAAAACCGCCTGGCGCGGCACTTTCGCGATATTGCCGGGCGCGTTAACCAGCGTCTGGCGCAGGCCGCCGATGAGGTCTGGCTGGTGGTGAGCGGGATTGGAGTCAAAATCAAATGA
- a CDS encoding cobyric acid synthase, with product MTQAIMLQGTASDVGKSVLVAGLCRIFHQDGLKTAPFKSQNMALNSGITPDGQEMGRAQIFQAEAAGILPDVRMNPVLLKPTSDRKAQVVLMGKVASDMDAVSYHDYKPRLRQQIISVYQSLAQEYDALVLEGAGSPAEINLRDRDIVNMGMAEMAGCPVILVADIDRGGVFAAIYGTLALLQEHERWRVKGVIINKFRGDVALLTPGIKQIEDLTGVPVIGVMPWLEVDLEDEDGVALQRGKYQRTGERAIDIAVVQLPHISNFTDFNALAAQPDVRVHYVRSPDELQSADLIILPGSKNTLGDLTWLRESGLAKAVIDGHRAGVPVFGICGGYQMLGETIIDEVESGLGQMPGLGLLDTVTRFATDKTTTLVEANMQESLPGWMQGCGGIGLRGYEIHMGETTLRSGCRPALWLQKAGQRVADGAVSEDGLVFGTYLHGLFDSDAFTRAVINGLRQRKGLPALDITLDYADYKAQQFDILADAMRKHVDIHRIYQIMQQHQEPAC from the coding sequence ATGACGCAGGCCATTATGCTGCAAGGAACCGCCTCGGACGTGGGCAAAAGCGTTCTGGTGGCGGGGTTGTGCCGTATCTTTCACCAGGACGGATTGAAAACCGCACCGTTTAAATCACAAAACATGGCGCTGAATTCCGGCATCACACCGGACGGCCAGGAGATGGGCCGCGCGCAGATTTTTCAGGCCGAAGCAGCGGGCATTTTGCCGGACGTGCGCATGAATCCGGTGCTGCTAAAACCCACCAGCGATCGTAAAGCGCAGGTGGTGTTGATGGGCAAAGTCGCCAGCGATATGGACGCGGTAAGCTATCACGACTACAAACCGCGTTTGCGCCAGCAAATTATCAGCGTCTATCAAAGCCTGGCGCAGGAGTATGACGCGCTGGTGCTCGAAGGGGCGGGCAGCCCGGCAGAGATCAATCTGCGTGACCGCGATATCGTCAATATGGGGATGGCGGAAATGGCCGGTTGCCCGGTCATTCTGGTGGCGGATATCGATCGCGGTGGTGTGTTTGCTGCGATTTACGGCACGCTGGCGCTGTTGCAGGAACACGAGCGCTGGCGGGTGAAAGGGGTGATCATCAATAAATTTCGCGGCGACGTTGCGCTCCTCACGCCCGGCATCAAACAGATTGAAGACCTCACCGGCGTGCCAGTGATTGGCGTGATGCCGTGGCTGGAGGTTGATCTCGAAGATGAAGATGGCGTGGCGTTGCAGCGCGGTAAATACCAGCGCACCGGCGAACGCGCCATCGATATCGCTGTGGTCCAGTTGCCGCATATTTCTAACTTTACCGATTTCAACGCGCTCGCCGCCCAGCCGGATGTGCGTGTGCATTACGTTCGCTCGCCTGACGAGTTGCAGTCTGCCGACCTGATTATTCTGCCGGGAAGCAAAAATACCCTGGGTGATTTAACCTGGCTGCGCGAAAGCGGGCTGGCGAAAGCGGTGATCGACGGTCACCGCGCGGGCGTGCCGGTGTTTGGCATCTGCGGCGGTTACCAGATGCTCGGCGAAACGATTATTGATGAGGTGGAATCGGGGCTTGGGCAGATGCCGGGGCTGGGGCTGCTCGATACCGTCACGCGGTTCGCGACGGATAAAACGACCACCCTTGTCGAGGCGAACATGCAGGAGTCTCTCCCCGGCTGGATGCAGGGCTGCGGCGGCATAGGGCTGCGCGGGTATGAGATTCATATGGGAGAAACCACCTTGCGCAGCGGCTGTCGCCCGGCGCTGTGGCTGCAAAAAGCGGGGCAGCGCGTGGCCGACGGCGCGGTTAGCGAAGATGGCCTGGTGTTCGGCACCTATCTGCACGGTTTGTTCGACAGCGATGCATTTACCCGCGCGGTGATTAACGGCCTGCGCCAGCGCAAAGGCTTGCCTGCGCTTGATATCACGCTCGATTATGCCGACTACAAAGCGCAGCAGTTTGATATCCTTGCCGACGCCATGCGCAAGCATGTGGACATTCATCGTATTTATCAGATTATGCAGCAACATCAGGAGCCGGCATGTTAA
- a CDS encoding energy-coupling factor ABC transporter ATP-binding protein gives MLVTDNLWFSYQDEPTLKGLTLDFSQQPVTGLVGANGCGKSTLFMNLCGILRPQKGAVRWQGKGLDYSKRGLLALRQQITTVFQDPDQQIFYTDIDSDIAFSLRNIGVPEAEIARRVDDALTLVDAQSFRHQPIQCLSHGQKKRVAIAGALVLQAQYLLLDEPTAGLDPAGRAQMMHIIRRIVAQGNHVVISSHDIDLIYEICDAVYVLHHGELLTHGTPGEVFARRALMEEAGLTQPWLVKLHSELGLPLCKSEDEFYARMRAMPVKEAS, from the coding sequence ATGCTGGTCACCGATAACCTGTGGTTCAGTTACCAGGATGAACCGACGCTCAAAGGGTTAACGCTCGATTTTTCTCAACAGCCGGTGACCGGGCTGGTGGGCGCCAACGGCTGCGGCAAATCAACGCTGTTTATGAACCTCTGCGGTATTTTGCGCCCGCAAAAAGGTGCAGTGCGCTGGCAGGGCAAAGGGCTTGATTACAGTAAGCGCGGGCTGCTGGCGCTGCGCCAGCAGATAACCACCGTTTTTCAGGATCCCGACCAGCAAATTTTCTATACCGATATCGACAGCGATATTGCGTTTAGCCTGCGCAATATTGGCGTGCCGGAAGCGGAAATTGCGCGTCGCGTTGACGATGCGTTAACGCTTGTGGATGCGCAATCTTTTCGCCATCAGCCGATTCAGTGCCTGAGCCACGGGCAAAAAAAGCGGGTGGCTATCGCCGGTGCCCTGGTGTTGCAGGCACAATACCTGCTGCTCGATGAACCGACCGCCGGGCTGGATCCCGCGGGTCGCGCGCAGATGATGCACATCATTCGCCGCATTGTCGCACAGGGCAATCATGTGGTGATTTCCAGCCACGACATTGATTTAATCTATGAAATCTGTGACGCGGTGTATGTGTTGCATCACGGTGAACTGCTGACTCACGGCACGCCTGGCGAGGTGTTCGCCCGCCGGGCGTTAATGGAAGAGGCCGGGCTGACGCAGCCGTGGCTGGTCAAACTGCACAGCGAGCTGGGGTTGCCGTTGTGCAAAAGCGAAGACGAATTTTATGCCCGCATGCGGGCGATGCCGGTTAAGGAGGCGTCATGA
- a CDS encoding energy-coupling factor ABC transporter transmembrane protein, protein MANGLDRLSYQSRWFSVAPERKFFCWLLMMVLAFSLPPVGQGILLVLLAAFTCWLLRVSFWRWLRWMALPMGFLLIGVVTILFSFTREPQQLLVSVQIGSVWLGVTPQGLAAANSTLWRSLAALSATFWLVLNLPFPQLIVLLKRAHVPRLLTEQILLTWRFIFILLEEAAAIHRAQTLRFGYRTLPQGYHSLAMLVSLLFTRVLLRYKAMATTLDVKLYQGDFHL, encoded by the coding sequence ATAGCGAACGGTCTTGACCGCCTGAGCTACCAGAGCCGCTGGTTTTCCGTTGCACCCGAGCGGAAGTTTTTTTGCTGGCTGCTGATGATGGTGCTGGCCTTTTCCCTGCCGCCCGTCGGGCAGGGGATATTGCTGGTGCTGCTGGCGGCGTTTACCTGCTGGCTGCTGCGCGTCTCGTTCTGGCGCTGGCTGCGCTGGATGGCGCTCCCGATGGGCTTTTTGCTGATTGGCGTGGTGACCATCCTGTTTAGCTTCACGCGCGAACCGCAGCAGCTATTGGTTAGCGTGCAGATTGGCAGCGTCTGGCTGGGCGTCACGCCACAAGGGTTGGCGGCGGCGAACAGTACGCTGTGGCGCAGCCTTGCAGCACTCTCTGCCACGTTCTGGCTGGTGCTTAATCTGCCTTTCCCGCAACTGATCGTGCTGCTCAAACGCGCTCACGTGCCGCGCCTGCTGACGGAGCAAATCCTGCTCACCTGGCGGTTTATCTTTATTTTGCTGGAAGAGGCGGCGGCGATTCACCGCGCGCAGACGTTGCGTTTTGGTTACCGCACTTTGCCGCAGGGTTACCATTCGCTTGCGATGCTGGTGAGCCTGCTGTTTACCCGCGTGTTGCTGCGCTACAAAGCGATGGCGACGACGCTGGATGTCAAACTTTATCAGGGTGATTTTCACCTGTAA
- a CDS encoding energy-coupling factor ABC transporter substrate-binding protein — translation MKKTLILLAMVIALVILPFFINHGGEYGGSDGEAESQIQVVAPHYQPWFQPLYEPASGEIESLLFTLQGSIGAAVIFYILGYMKGRQRDSERS, via the coding sequence ATGAAAAAGACACTGATTCTGCTGGCGATGGTGATCGCATTAGTGATCCTGCCGTTCTTTATCAATCACGGTGGCGAATATGGCGGCTCCGACGGGGAAGCCGAAAGCCAGATCCAGGTTGTCGCGCCCCATTACCAGCCGTGGTTCCAGCCGCTGTATGAACCGGCAAGCGGCGAAATCGAAAGCCTGCTGTTTACCTTGCAGGGCTCGATTGGCGCGGCGGTGATTTTTTACATCCTGGGTTATATGAAAGGCAGACAGCGTGATAGCGAACGGTCTTGA
- the cbiM gene encoding cobalt ECF transporter S component CbiM — translation MKEQLLKQLSFSGLAAALLLMVVPQDAFAMHIMEGFLPPMWALAWWVLFLPCLWYGLVRLRRIVAEDNNQKVLLALCGAFIFVLSALKIPSVTGSCSHPTGVGLAVILFGPGVVALLGAIVLLFQALLLAHGGLTTLGANGMSMAVIGPVVGYMVWKLACRAGFRRDIAVFLCAMLADLVTYFVTSVQLGVAFPDPQSGATGSIVKFMGIFCLTQIPIAIAEGLLTVMIYDQLTKRQLITAQGH, via the coding sequence ATGAAAGAACAATTACTCAAACAGCTCTCTTTTAGCGGGCTGGCGGCGGCGTTGCTGCTGATGGTGGTGCCGCAGGACGCCTTCGCGATGCACATTATGGAAGGCTTTTTGCCGCCGATGTGGGCGCTGGCCTGGTGGGTGCTGTTTCTGCCGTGCCTGTGGTACGGGCTGGTGCGCCTGCGCCGCATTGTGGCGGAAGATAACAACCAGAAAGTGCTGCTGGCGCTGTGCGGCGCGTTTATTTTTGTCCTCTCGGCGTTGAAAATCCCGTCGGTGACCGGCAGTTGCTCGCACCCGACCGGTGTGGGCTTAGCGGTGATCCTGTTTGGCCCCGGCGTGGTGGCGCTGCTTGGCGCAATCGTATTGTTGTTCCAGGCGCTGCTGTTAGCACACGGCGGTTTAACCACGCTCGGTGCTAATGGCATGTCGATGGCGGTGATTGGCCCGGTAGTGGGTTATATGGTGTGGAAACTGGCCTGTCGCGCCGGGTTTCGTCGCGATATTGCCGTCTTTTTGTGCGCGATGCTGGCGGACCTGGTGACCTACTTTGTCACCTCCGTGCAGCTTGGTGTCGCCTTCCCGGACCCGCAAAGCGGCGCAACCGGCTCGATCGTCAAATTTATGGGCATCTTCTGCCTGACGCAAATTCCGATAGCCATCGCCGAAGGGCTACTGACGGTGATGATTTACGACCAGCTCACCAAACGACAGCTGATTACCGCACAGGGGCATTGA
- a CDS encoding cobalt-factor II C(20)-methyltransferase, which translates to MSGKLYAISTGPGAADLITVRGARILGKLDVLYAPAGRKGGDSLALSIVREYLGEHTDVRCCHFPMSADSAKKVVVWDEVARALDTEVQAGKQVGFITLGDAMLFSTWVFLLQRLPDPENVEIVPGVTSFAAIAARAQTPLAMEQHSLAVVSCTAPASDILQALAQHDSLVLMKVYGRFAQIKGLLDDAGLLDCALMMAEATLPGEQCWRQLREVSDDQPLPYFSTILVNKQWGKV; encoded by the coding sequence ATGAGTGGCAAACTCTACGCCATCAGCACCGGGCCGGGTGCCGCCGATCTTATCACCGTTCGCGGTGCGCGGATCCTTGGCAAGCTCGATGTGCTCTACGCCCCGGCCGGGCGCAAAGGCGGCGACAGCCTGGCGCTCTCTATCGTGCGCGAGTACCTCGGTGAGCACACCGACGTGCGCTGCTGCCACTTCCCGATGAGCGCCGACAGTGCGAAAAAAGTGGTGGTATGGGATGAAGTTGCCCGCGCGCTGGATACTGAAGTGCAGGCCGGCAAACAGGTCGGCTTTATTACCCTTGGTGATGCAATGCTGTTCAGCACCTGGGTGTTCTTGCTGCAACGCTTACCAGACCCGGAAAATGTGGAGATTGTCCCCGGTGTGACCTCATTCGCGGCTATTGCCGCGCGGGCACAAACCCCGCTGGCAATGGAGCAACACTCTTTGGCGGTGGTCTCCTGTACCGCGCCAGCGAGCGATATCCTCCAGGCACTGGCGCAACACGACAGCCTGGTGCTGATGAAAGTCTATGGCCGGTTTGCGCAGATCAAAGGGCTGCTTGACGACGCGGGGCTACTCGATTGCGCCCTGATGATGGCGGAAGCCACGCTGCCCGGCGAACAGTGCTGGCGGCAACTTCGCGAGGTCAGTGACGACCAGCCGCTGCCCTATTTTTCAACCATTCTGGTGAATAAGCAGTGGGGGAAGGTATGA
- a CDS encoding sirohydrochlorin cobaltochelatase: protein MKKALLVVSFGTSYHDTCEKNIVACERELAASCPDRTLFRAFTSGMIIRKLKQRDNLHIDTPPEALQKLADAGYQDVAIQSLHIINGDEYEKIVREVQSLRLLFQRLVIGAPLLSSHEDYLQLMQALSRQMPQVAPNERVVFMGHGASHHAFAAYACLDHMMAVHRFPARVGAVESYPEIDIVIDSLRQEGVKAVHLMPLMLVAGDHAINDMASDEADSWKTRFTRAGIAATPWLQGLGENAAIRAMFVAHLQQALAHNMEAAA from the coding sequence ATGAAGAAAGCCCTTCTGGTGGTGAGCTTTGGCACCAGCTATCACGACACCTGTGAGAAAAACATTGTCGCCTGCGAACGCGAACTGGCGGCCAGTTGCCCGGATCGCACCCTGTTTCGTGCGTTCACCTCCGGGATGATCATCCGCAAGCTGAAACAGCGCGACAATCTGCATATCGATACGCCGCCTGAAGCCCTGCAAAAGCTGGCCGACGCCGGGTATCAGGATGTGGCGATCCAGTCGCTACACATTATTAACGGCGACGAATATGAAAAAATCGTTCGCGAAGTGCAGAGCCTGCGCCTGCTGTTCCAGCGGCTGGTGATCGGCGCGCCGCTGCTTAGCAGCCATGAAGATTACCTGCAATTGATGCAGGCGCTCTCCCGCCAGATGCCGCAGGTTGCGCCGAATGAGCGCGTGGTATTTATGGGCCACGGCGCCAGCCACCACGCCTTTGCTGCCTATGCCTGCCTTGACCATATGATGGCCGTACACCGTTTCCCGGCGCGCGTTGGCGCGGTGGAAAGCTACCCGGAAATCGATATCGTCATCGACAGCCTGCGCCAGGAAGGCGTCAAAGCGGTACACCTGATGCCGCTGATGCTGGTGGCAGGTGATCACGCCATCAACGACATGGCCTCTGACGAAGCGGATTCGTGGAAGACCCGGTTTACACGCGCCGGTATTGCCGCCACGCCGTGGCTGCAAGGCCTGGGCGAAAACGCGGCTATCCGCGCGATGTTTGTTGCGCACCTGCAACAGGCTCTGGCACACAACATGGAGGCCGCAGCATGA
- a CDS encoding cobalt-precorrin-6A reductase, which translates to MTGGAVLVIGGTSDARQICQQLDNAGVDYTLSVATPTGAQMVGDIRGQVRCGRLEPGEMIAWLQQHRTRWVIDASHPYADIVSRNIAAACQQTQVLLSRYQRPEQQPDLIHPLLFYVATLEEACETAQRLGERILLTTGSKELARWRAGLPGKTLLARVLPVPDVVAQCAGLGFGVGEILALCGPFSAEFNAAMYRQYRVEVMVTKASGAEGGYLEKVQPALDAGIPCIVIARPQPAVTGEELLESQEAFARRLRRWLATQ; encoded by the coding sequence GTGACAGGGGGCGCGGTTCTGGTCATCGGCGGCACCAGCGATGCGCGGCAAATCTGCCAGCAGCTCGATAACGCTGGCGTGGATTACACGCTATCGGTGGCAACGCCAACCGGGGCGCAAATGGTGGGCGATATTCGCGGCCAGGTGCGTTGCGGGCGCCTGGAGCCGGGCGAGATGATCGCCTGGCTGCAACAGCATCGCACCCGCTGGGTGATTGATGCCTCGCATCCCTATGCCGATATTGTCAGCCGCAATATTGCGGCTGCCTGCCAACAGACGCAGGTGCTGCTTAGCCGTTACCAGCGCCCGGAGCAGCAGCCGGATCTCATCCATCCGTTGTTGTTTTATGTCGCGACGCTGGAGGAGGCCTGCGAAACCGCACAGCGCCTGGGCGAGCGCATTTTGCTCACCACCGGCAGTAAAGAGCTGGCGCGCTGGCGTGCGGGGTTGCCCGGCAAAACTCTGCTGGCGCGCGTGTTACCAGTGCCGGACGTCGTTGCGCAGTGTGCCGGACTCGGTTTCGGCGTCGGCGAGATCCTCGCGCTATGCGGCCCGTTTAGCGCCGAATTCAATGCCGCAATGTATCGCCAGTACCGCGTCGAGGTGATGGTGACCAAAGCCTCCGGGGCGGAAGGGGGATATCTGGAAAAAGTGCAGCCTGCGCTTGATGCCGGCATCCCATGCATTGTGATTGCCCGCCCGCAGCCTGCGGTCACGGGGGAAGAACTACTGGAGAGCCAGGAAGCCTTTGCGCGGCGGTTACGGCGCTGGCTGGCAACACAGTGA
- a CDS encoding precorrin-3B C(17)-methyltransferase, producing MLTVIGIGPGSQAMMTMEAIDALQAADIVVGYKTYTHLVKAFTGDKQVIKTGMCKEIERCQAAIELAQAGHNVALISSGDAGIYGMAGLVLELVGKQKLDVEVRLVPGMTASIAAAALLGAPLMHDFCHISLSDLMTPWPVIEKRIVAAGEADFVICFYNPRSRGREGHLARAFELLATSKRADTPVGVVKSAGRKKEEKWLTTLGEMDFAPVDMTSLVIVGNRATCVQNGLMITPRGYTL from the coding sequence ATGTTAACGGTAATAGGGATTGGCCCAGGTTCACAGGCGATGATGACCATGGAAGCCATTGACGCGCTCCAGGCGGCGGATATTGTCGTCGGTTACAAAACCTACACCCACCTGGTAAAAGCGTTTACCGGCGATAAGCAGGTGATCAAAACCGGCATGTGCAAAGAGATTGAGCGCTGTCAGGCGGCCATTGAACTGGCGCAGGCCGGGCATAACGTGGCGCTTATCAGCAGTGGTGACGCAGGGATTTACGGCATGGCCGGGCTGGTGCTGGAGCTGGTGGGGAAACAGAAACTGGATGTCGAGGTGCGGCTGGTGCCGGGCATGACCGCCAGTATCGCCGCTGCTGCGCTGCTCGGCGCGCCGCTGATGCATGACTTTTGTCATATCAGCCTGAGCGACCTGATGACGCCGTGGCCGGTCATTGAAAAACGCATCGTTGCCGCCGGCGAAGCAGACTTTGTGATTTGCTTCTACAACCCGCGCAGCCGCGGCCGGGAAGGCCATCTGGCACGGGCGTTTGAACTGCTGGCTACCAGTAAACGCGCCGATACGCCGGTCGGAGTGGTGAAATCTGCCGGGCGTAAAAAAGAGGAGAAATGGCTGACGACCCTTGGCGAGATGGATTTTGCACCGGTGGATATGACAAGCCTGGTGATTGTCGGCAATCGCGCGACCTGTGTGCAAAACGGCCTGATGATCACCCCGCGAGGCTACACCCTGTGA